The genomic interval aatTAGAACAACATTTGCTTGACTACACCAATTCTCGAACTCACCCCTTTGAAAGAAACGTTGAACCGCTTGGACCTTTACACACTAAATTTTAAACACTATAGAGAGaaggaaaattatttttctctcaAGAACAGTTCTTTCTCATGTGTTGAGAATTcatcaagaaaaaattatacaCTTTATCCTAGTAGCCCACACTACTTCTTGtgtgtggtggatcgatttggaAGACTACTGTGTGAGATTTATTAGATATAACTTATAAGAAATTTTAAGGATACCCTTATAGTCATcaagagatatttatttctttcatgTAATCTATTCTTaagatttaatatatatacatgtggaGATCCTTGAGACTGTGGTACAAtgataattagataattattattccaCTGCGTACCTGATTCAGTACCATAAAACCAACATTACCATCATGTAAtttcatattcttaaattatGCAAAGTTTATCATTCTCCTACTCTTTTCGAAACCTAGTCATTGTTTCTCAAATATGTCTTGAAAATAATGCCTATGTTAAATTTCATCCCCATTTCTTCTTTGTTAAACACCAAGACAACAACCACAAAATCCTCCTAGAAAGGCCGACTTGACCAATGAATACATCACTAAaatcttatttcatttttatttttttttctttttcaaattaaatatattataatcactttaaatatataatattaacatacataatttccataataaaaagaaatattaaaacataaactaattatttttctaatatttttttctttttatgaatCTGTAtccattcaaaaaataaaattagggtTTCTCATTCCTAACTTTATAGCTACAAGaggttatcttttttttttctaggtaGGTCTGCTGACCTTCCCTAAGAATAGGTGTGGCTTGGTCAGAGTTGTGTTTTGAAATTGCGATTCAATTTTTACTACTGCTATTAGTCTTGTCTCTGTGACATGGTTTTAAGTGTTTTAGTCTTGTCTATGTGAACAGATTTTGAGTGTTTTAGTCTTGTCTGTGTGacatgttttgttttattttgttttgttgttgagtCTTCGATGGCTCGCCATAAATCGTTGTTAGTGGTTGTGAACAACAAGTTCTCTACGACTAAAGGGGTTGTTAGTAGTCAAGTTAATGACCTTGCACAATAGTTAAGTGCTCAAGCTACGTGGTTGAATGAACCTACTGCAACAGTTTCCACTATTGTGTCTTCTGAGCCGTAGATGAAACTGAATATAGGTGTTCTTAAGCTTAACTGTGATGATGTAGTCtttctcatttattttatttttagtttttttgtcaAACGATCTGGGAATTAGGCGGTTGAATATTTGgttcatttttctaattttaatcttGGTGGTGTCTCCAACAGGGAGATGTCCTGATTGGATTGCATGCTATTATTTTAGCTGATTGCTATTACACTATAGAAGATGCTCTAAACtcctttattttaaagtttctttaaaatttactgttagatcattttttgaaaatttagttgtcaaaatattttctaattaatgtGCATATTTATTGAGCATTTAAATTGTTCGTATTACATTGATTTTGTGCCTCTAATTACTCTTCTATTCTAAGGAAAGATTCATTCTCAGCTGGTCTCTTTTGATTTAGGAAACTTTTTGTAAGAGAAAgaattctcttatggaaagttgtttattttttaggaaACTTGACTTTCTCTTTTTCTAATTGATGATTTCAGTTTTGCCTTGATTAGAACAGATCAAGTAAACTTTATTTGGCACGTTTGAAGTCCAAATTCGTGATCTTggtatattttaaaaagtttcCTTTTTGGTCCTGATCTGCTGTTGCAGAGCCcgattctgatgctgcaaatcaagaaattttttaagaaaGTTTTGTACAGCTGGAAAAACATTTTTGTGACTGTCTCTAGGAttgctatgttctataaatatgaCCTAGAGAGCATCCAAACGATTTTATCTCTTCTAGTCTCATATTTTCATATCTATCTTTGTGAGAAGAGTGTTTCATATGTAAAAACCTAGAGTGTTCAActaggttttgttttttttttttattatgatctCATACTATTCATAGAATAGGTTGAAGAGAAGCTTTGAACAAGCGTTAGTCTTTGGGAGAAGACTTTTTCAATTCGCATTTCAGGAGGAAGTGAGCATTTATTTTCGGGAGAAGATTTGTTTAAGTCTTACTttaggaggaagtaagcacacaTCAATAGCTGAAGGAAGTTCACTACTTAATGTGTTCCAGAGATCAGATTAGCAAGGTGGATAACAAAGGATTGTCACAAATcactagagggagtctaaatttgtttaagtcaattgcttttataatatttgatactttactaattgatttcattctttggGCGTGACTCCATGGACTAGTAGTGTTTGAAAGAATACTGATACCACATACAATTCtcttgtgttaagtttttaaatTCTACACTATTTATTTCTAGTTCTGTATTGATTCTACAAATCTATGTTTTGCAGTGCCATGATTGTAGTCTGTTGTTGCAGACTGTTACAGTTGTGTTTTTACTGAAATTTAGCATAATTATTGGCATTTgtaaaaatacgattttttattttctattcatGCTTTACATTTATAGAATACTATTCATTGCTCTAAACATATCTTATTATTTGTTTgggttttaataattatttagtgatatattttaaagaagTTGATGTATGGTGCATGTAAAAGTGTGTTGTAAAATAGAGAAAGTATAATTTTAGTGATGTATTTTAAAGAATAGAGTAGAGAAGTTGTTGTGAATActctaatattttataaatgtaaagcataaataatgtattttaaaaaaactttaaaatgaagaagaattttAATACACCAGAAAAAAACAGAGCAAATTTGACTCGGCACAACCTAACAATTCATCCTACCAATGATCTGTGCCTAGAAGGCGTTTCTAGATCTCTGCTCTAGAAAGCTATATAGGCAACAACAAACACGGTTTGACCCGGGGCTTCCCTTTCATTACTTCTTTCACGACAAGGGAACCGCGTTCGCATCAGTCGAAGTGGTGGAACACCCTCCTAAGTCAAAGAGAGAGCTTCCACACCTCTCTCCAAGAAATACGATTCGATATCTGAATCGACTGAAAGAGAGTGAAGAGGCAGCTACTCTCCCAGGCTCCAGCCCACGGGAAAACCTCTTCTTTCTGGTTTACATCAAGTGCATTGAATTCCCCACAATCAGAATAAAAGAAGACGGGTCAAAGAGAGATTCGGGACAAAACCAGTGTAGATCTACCGCAAGCATGCTTTTTTagtatgatttttcaaattttgtaaaactTCTCTATTTTAGAGAAGCTCCTACAAGTGTTTCCACAAATTgagagaataaataaataaataaataaagggaaaagaaaagttttattttatttttaattaatgagaaaagaaaagttgttacATGTGAATTGTGATTGTTGATACCGTTAAACAGTTTCCAATAAAATCTTTGAATAAAAAACATATTTCAATCAAAATACTGAAATACAAACACAACTCCTTACACAAACCACTTCACCATCTCTTTCTGTCTTTCAATTCAAAGttcaaattaaaatgaaaaagacAATTTAGTCCTCCAATTAATAACTCgtctttatctatttttttcacCCTAAACAAAAACCAAACTAACATACCGAACAAAAACTCTAAAAACACTTCACAATTTCCAAGTAAaaacattttaaaattaaaaaaaaagaaagaaagagaaaatctGTGATGAGAGAGTGATGATGAGTTTCTTCGTCcctacaaaagaaaaagaaaaaaaaaacaagaaaacaatCATAAAACAGAAAAGCATCTTCTCTCGAAAAAACCAACCAATGTGTCTCTTACTCTTAGCTCACTCTTTCTCTTTcccttcttctttttctctctctagatCCTCCGTCACCTCCTTACCCTGACCTGACTCAGCTCTTCTACTCACCCCCCACTTCTCTACAATGGAAGAGTCCTCCTTCCGCCGGAAACCCAGTTCCCGTCGGGACCCGCTTGTTCGAGGGAGATCATGGTGTTGTTCTTTCGCTGTTCCGCCTTCTAGCCCCGATAGTATCGCCGTCTTTCACTCCAAAGCGGTTCGTCATAGCAAGACCGAACTGGCGGCCTCCAAACCGACCAGTAGCTCGGTCCCTAACTCACCCCAAAGCGCCAAATCCGGACTAGGGTTGGTGGGTCGGATCGACCCTCGTCGGATCTTGTCTCCGGGAAGGGTTTCCCCGATCGACTCTGATCCTACTGTAGATTCGATCCAAGAAATCGCTAGTACTGACCCATCTGCGGCCGTCGATTCTGTTCCTCCTGTGCGAACACAGAGTTTTCGTGCTCCGAGCCAGAGGTTCCGGCCGGTCCAATCGGTCCAACCGGAGAGTTCTTCCGTGGGTTCCAGTAGCAATGTGTTTGATGTGAGGTTGAATTTGAGGGGAAAGAAAGGTGGGTTCTTGGTTCTGGAGCTGAACTCGGGGGTTCTGTGTGCAAATTCAGAGGTTTTCGCTGGTTTAATCGACGATTATAAGAAGGGAATGGTATCGAACAGTTCACCTTCTGAGTCGAAAATTTGCAGAATAGAGGTGCCGGATGTTGAGAACTTGGCCATGTTTAGAGAGACAGTAGAACTCATGTTTGAAGATGATATCACAAAACGACTGTTGAGGATCGGAGTATATCGAGCTATTGATGTACTTGAGGTCAGTGCTTcatttgttattttcattttagttCTTTGATTAGTTATCTCaactttcttctctgttttgttTTTGGGAATTTCTCTGCAACTGTCCTTTGGAAAGCTTGAGCTTGAGTCTTTTCATCTTGTTTTTCTAAATTGATTGAGCTTCATTTGTGTAGTTATTAATTACAGAGCTTTTAATCAGATTTTTGATGAGCTAATTTGGGGAATGGAGATTAtggtattttaattaatatatttctttGACAGATTTTTGAGTTTTCTGGTATGTATTTGTAATAGTATAAATGTATGTTATATTACACCAAAGAGGATATATATGGAAGTTAGTGAAAGTGTGAGAAGGTTCAAATTGGGTAGTTTTGGCTGAACAATTTTGACCTAACCATTCATTGACTTTTGTTTTCTCCTAATAAAACCAACTGCATGGCTTACTTAGCTATCTCTCTTTCTATCACTCTCTTTTTCGTCGTTTTCTTTTCCCGAATGAAGTCATTAACGGTAGGTACTGAGGGATTTAATCCTTATAATTTGGAAAGAAGACAATACCAAATCCTCCATAATGTGGGAGAACTAATTAATAAGgatattattacttgattaattTAGTCTGGTCCCAAAGAAAGGCAAATTGGTCAATGAAATTAAAGACTGCAAATTTGTTATTGTATTTAAAAGCTGTTTTCAGTCCAGTATGGGCGAGGCATTTGATTGAGCTGTGCTAGTGTTAGGATAGGAGTATGTCTACtcctttttatatttaatattggCAATAACTGTTATGACTTTCTTGGCTGTTTCTTTCACAGTTGGAACCTCTACTTTATATGTTACCTTTTCATTAATGTTTGCTCAGAAGTTTTAACTTGATTTGAAGGTGGATGAATAGTAATTCTTATGCACTTGACACAGGTATTATTATTTGGTGACATCAACATCACTTAggaacacatgctttcatttttaagttgatattcctCTTGATTTCTTTCTACATTTTATATCCATATTGGGTCGGATCAAGtgaattttgtgtgtgtgtgtgtgctgTTCTTTCATTTAGTTTTAGTGACTCATTCAAGCTTTTCCCTCATGCCACTTGTTACTATTTTATTTGCTGACCCCATCAGCTAAAATCAAGTCTTGTCATCAACCTCCCAAAAAGAAGTTTGAAAATTGAATGAATAACGGTGAACTCCCCTAGCTTTAAACCACTactgtttaattttatatagttGTGGATTGATTTGCATAAACTGCATAAGGGATCTACGGATTATCATCAAAATATAGATTTCCATGTTGAAATGAAGTGTCACTATTCAGATAAATTCTTTTTCCATTTCTTTTATGGAGTCAAACATAGTTACGTAGTTTTGAGCTTGCTTTGAGCTTATGGAGTCAAACATAGTTACATAGTTTTTTCTTTAGCTCTTCTTCCCAATGCTAGAGTGTTTGGTGTTAGATAAAATGTGAAGTGAAAATAGCTTTAAAGATTGAAGAATATGATAGATAAAGCTCAATAAAATGCAGAAATGAATAACATTAGAAGTAGAATAAGATGGATGAATAGTCAGTGGTATTGATTTAGCCAAGATTTCGAGAGCTTAGTTCTCCACACCAGAAAATACTCTCTACTCACTATTTATTCTTACATTAATCCTCACCACAAGAGCTGCACCCTAGGTACACAAACACCCAACCCAAATAACTAACTCACTGCTGCACTTTTCCCTCAGCTGAGTCAGCTGTTGATGTGGCTTTCTTGTTTCCCTTTCTTGCTTATACATACGTGAGATGAGGCTTATCAGAATACACATATCTTCATAAAGAATTTCACCTATATAGATATGTACTACACAACATTTACACTTCTTGTATTTCTTGATGTGTGTGTAGTGTTTACATATACGTATATATGCTTTGTTTCTATGATTCCAATATCTTGAAATGAAGTCACCAAGAAGAATGTTGCTCTTCTTATACACAATTTTCGGTTACTTGGTACAAATCTACAAGTTTTTGTTGGGGGGTGGAGATAGTTTATTGCTTAGGACTGATTTTATTGTCACTTATAACACTTTTTAATCAAGTCTTTGTTATCATTCCTCAACTTACGCTTCTGTACACCCTATAACATAGtaatatagctcatattacttAAAATATGATGACCCTAGTCgatgaagtttttaaaaccatTGATTTATTTCCGATAATGAAATGTTAGATATTTATAGAGCATCCTCTATATTTGGAGTGATGCAGTTAGTTTACACCTTCCCCAAATATCTTATATTAACTTGATCTGTTCCTCTAACTTAGAtgttttcttattcttttaatAGGTTTCTGCAGGTATTATGTTCAATAAAGGTGTTTTATCTTGCTTAAAGTATCTCGAGGCTGTTCCTTGGACTGAGGAAGAAGAGGAGAAACTAAGGGATCTCTTTACAAGGTTTAAGTTTGATGATGTTACAACCAAGGACATATTGGCTAGATTGTATCTACTTGACTCGGCAGattcacaacaaaatttatCAAGACAATTGGTTTGGTCTATCACCTCTAGTACGGAAGCTAGTGCAAGGAATGAGATGAAGACATTAGTTAAGGGTCTTCTTTGCAAAAGTTCAGTCTATGAGAAGGAATATCCTGACCTCAATAAGGAGGATATATATGCTATTTGCCAGTCATGTCTCGACTCACTTGTCAGTCTGTTTAAGGAGACCTCTGA from Cannabis sativa cultivar Pink pepper isolate KNU-18-1 chromosome 4, ASM2916894v1, whole genome shotgun sequence carries:
- the LOC115713074 gene encoding BTB/POZ domain-containing protein At2g13690 yields the protein MEESSFRRKPSSRRDPLVRGRSWCCSFAVPPSSPDSIAVFHSKAVRHSKTELAASKPTSSSVPNSPQSAKSGLGLVGRIDPRRILSPGRVSPIDSDPTVDSIQEIASTDPSAAVDSVPPVRTQSFRAPSQRFRPVQSVQPESSSVGSSSNVFDVRLNLRGKKGGFLVLELNSGVLCANSEVFAGLIDDYKKGMVSNSSPSESKICRIEVPDVENLAMFRETVELMFEDDITKRLLRIGVYRAIDVLEVSAGIMFNKGVLSCLKYLEAVPWTEEEEEKLRDLFTRFKFDDVTTKDILARLYLLDSADSQQNLSRQLVWSITSSTEASARNEMKTLVKGLLCKSSVYEKEYPDLNKEDIYAICQSCLDSLVSLFKETSETVSSKKLMKDAGKPLIERISRQVDNINWLLEILLDRQMAEEFVDMWANQGELLRLHENASPMVRYELSRVSAILFIAMGTRKLHCRTESRSGLLQAWFGPMLLDFGWLQRCRKGLSMKVLEEAMGQALLTLPLKQQYVLFMDWFRDFSKHGTECPNLSKAFQIWWRRSFLRGSETYAVESR